CCCCACAGGCGCTGGCACCAAGTCCACACCACCCTCGCCAGGGCAGGGTGAGAGAATGGGCGCCCCACGGCGCGACATGAGAGATCCTGCGTCGCGGGCGTGGTGCAGGATCGCCGCACCTCAACGGTTTAGGTTCACACTGCCCCGACGGGAGAGCTTCAGCCACGCACCGCTTCCCTCGACGTGATGCGGACCGACCAGGCTGGCTCGGCCAGCAGCCCCGCGTCGCCTAGGCGTCGTTTTCAAGTCGTTGCGCCCACTCGATAAACAGTCGGGTCTCGAGGGGGCCAAGTACGTCGGGGTGCGCCGCCGCGCGCTCAATAAGGCTGCGTCGCGAGTCCGCGTCGGACGCCGAGGCACCCGAGCCGGTGACCGCAGCGATCGCTCCCTCGCGGACCGCGACGGACAGCTCGCGGTCTTCCGTCGCAAGGACGATCTGCCGCAGCGTGACTCCGATGTTCGCAACAAGAACGTGAGCCGCGGCCTGATCGGCGGGCACGACCAGCCGGCCTTGCTCAGCCGCTTGGCGGGTGATCGACCGCAACATCTCGCTCGGTCGCGACTGAGCAGGCGGCGAATATCCGGGACGGACCTTGCCGTACATAAGCGTATAGAAGCCCGGGTTCTCCAACCCAAATGCGACATGCGCGTCCCATCCGGCACGCAGGTCCGCGATGGGATCGCCGGAAGGCTCGGCCGAGGACTTGGCGTCCAGATACATATCGAAGCCACGCTCGATGACCGCTTCGAGCAACCCTTGCTTACTGCCAAAGAAGTGATACAGGGTCGGCATCTTCACCCCGGCCGCATCGCACACGGCGCGCAACGACACTTCCTCGCCGGGCGACGACGCGATCAAGTCAGCCGCGGCGTTGAGCAACCGCGTCCGTGTATCAACCTGCGCCATCTCTGTCATAGTGATACATTATCGCTGTACCACTGATATATACCACCGTTACGGCGATACACACGGAGAGAACCCATGGCAGAGCACACCCTCACCGGTAAGAACGTCCTCATCGCAGGCGGCGCCAAGAACCTCGGCGGACTGATCGCGCGCCAGGCGGCCGAGGCCGGCGCGAATGTCGCGATCCACTACAACTCCGAGTCGAGCAAGACCGACGCCGAGCAGACCCTGGCTGACATCGAGGCCACCGGCGTACGCGGCGTCGTACTGTCCGGCGATCTCACCAAGCCCGAAAACATCGAAAAGCTGTTCGCCGAGGCGACCGAGGCGCTTGGAAAGATCGACGTCGCGGTCAACACCGTCGGCAAGGTGCTGCGCAAGCCAATCGTCGACACGACCGAAGACGAGTACGACGACATGTTCGACGTCAACGCAAAGTCGGCGTACTTCTTCATCAAGGAAGCCGGCAAGCAGCTCGCCGACAACGGCAAGGTCATCTCGCTCGTCACGTCGCTGCTCGGCGCGTTCACTGACGGTTATTCGACGTACGCCGGGGGCAAGAGCCCTGTCGAACACTTCACCCGCGCCGCCGCCAAGGAGTACGCCGAGCGCGGTATCTCGGTCACCGCGATCGCGCCTGGCCCCATGGACACGCCGTTCTTCTACGGACAGGAGACGCCCGAGCGGGTCGAGTTCCACAAGTCGCAGGCGATGGGCAACCAGCTCACCAAGATCGAAGACATCGCACCTATTGTTCGATTCTTGGCTACCGATGGCTGGTGGATCACCGGTCAGACGATCTTCGCCAACGGCGGTTACACCACGCGCTAGAGCACCTATCGACGGACGGCAAAGCCGACTGAGGAGCAGACATGGTCGACCTCAACATTCCCGAGCCCGTGGCGTCATTTATCGACGCCGTCAACCGACATGACGACAATGCATTCCTCGACGCATTCACCAACGGCGGCGCCGTGGACGACTGGGGACGCACGTTTACCGGGCGCAACGAGATCAAGGCATGGAGCGATCACGAGTTCATCGGCTCAGACGGTGTTCTCACTCCCGAGGAGGTCTTCGACGAGGACGGCGAACTCGTCGTCGTCGGTGACTGGCGCAGCAACCACGCCAATGGCCGAAGCAAGTTCGCGTTCGCGATCGAGGGCGAACAGATTGCGAAGATGACGATCAGCGAGGGCTAAACGCGCCCCGAAGATCGCGGCGGCTGCGGCGCAAGACGACCCTTGCCACAGCAAGCCGGCACCACCACTGCCTTTGATGGTGCCGGCTTGCTGCCTTACGGTCCGATGATCGACAACCAGCGGAGGTCATCCCGCGCGTACGCGCGCATCCGACTGTGATTCGGTCCCTAACCCGCGATGCCGCCTCAGGCCACAAAGGCGAGGCTGCCGGCCCAGAACGCCCCTGCCACCATCGCGAGGGTCACGGCGAGCAACGTCGCATCCTGCCAACCAAAATGGAGCCCGGCCAACCGCAACCGGCGCCCTTCGGGGTTTGCTCCTCCGGTGAGGGTGAACCCACGGGTCTCGAGCGCCTCAACGGTGGTGCGAGTACGCCGGGCGGTGTTGAGGAAGACCGGATAGAAGGAGCGGACCGTGATCGTCCCGATCCGCCGTATTGTCTTCCAGCCCAGGAAACCGTGCCCTGCAGGCGGAGCGCCCCGTAGCCGATGTCCGTCGATGATGGTCTGCAGCTCGTCGATCAGCAGCGGGATCATCCGGTACGCATAGGAGACCGCGAAGCCGATCACCGCGGGCGCCCGCAAGGCAGCCAGTCCGTCGGAGAGCTTCTCCGGATCCAACGAGACAAACGCTGCCATGCTGGCAAGCGAGATGATCGCGAGCTTGAGCGACACCTCCAGCAGTCCCTCGATCGCACTGCTATTGCCGCCGAAGATCAGAATCATCACCCCGAGCGAGACGATCTGACCCAGGATTCCAAGCAAGAACAGGCCCAGTAGCAACGGACCGATCCGAGCTGCCAGAGCGCTCACCAACGCGATGACGCCCAGGATGATCAAGGTCGTCTCGGAGTAGGTGAGCCACGGCGCCACTGCCAGGATCACGTACCAGCCAAGCACTGCGCGTGGATCGCGACGAGCGAGAAACCCACCGCGAGTCGCGTAGGCGACCCGCATCAGCTCGACCTTCACCCATTCGACCGACGCGCGGTCGCGGCCTTTGCGGCTGGGCTCCCGGCCGGCAACCGCCTCCGTCGCTGCGGTCACCGGGCATCCTCATCGCGTGTACGGCGCAGCCGGTCCACCAGCTCGCCCACGCTCAGGGGCACCGGGTCGAGTCCGAGTTCGGCGCCCAGGGCAGCGACCTGGGGAGGCATCAGCCGCGCTTGGGTGAGGATCTGCGGGCTGGCGAAGAGGGTGGCTGGATCGGTGTCGGCAATGATCTCGCCCTGATCCAGGACGATCACCCGGTCGGCCCACTCGGCGACGAGGTGCATGTCATGGGTCGCGACGACCGTGCACCGGATGTGCTCAGCCAGCGCGGTCAGCAGTCCGATGACGTCATCGCGCGAGCGCACATCGAGGGAAGAAGTCGGCTCGTCGAGCAGCAACAGGCGCGGCCGCATCGCCAGAGCAATCGCCAACGTAGCGCGCCGCTGTTGACCGCCAGAGAGCAACCGACCATCGCGGTCCTGCAGGTCGGTCAGCTTCATCTGCTCCAGGATCTGGTCGACCAGCTCCTCGGCATCGGGCACCTTGCGGGTGCGGGGAAACATCGCGATGTCGCCGCGGATGGAGTCCTGCAGGAACATCTCCTCCGGGCGCTGCACCAGGTAGCAGACCGTGTCGGCAAGCTCGGCCGCGGTCACCGAGCGCGTGTCCCGACCGTCCACCACGACCCGACCGGACGAGGGCACGGCCAACCCGGCGAGCACCGACAGAAGCGTGGACTTGCCGGCTCCGTTGGTCCCGACCAGGGCGACTCGTTCGCCATCGTGCAGCTGCAACGACAGCCCGTCGAGCACCGTCGAACGCCCTCCCCCAACGGCAATGTAGCCGTGGGTCACCCTCTCAAGCTCGGCGATGGTTTCGCCGCGGGACGACGCCGCAGCGACGGGCTGCGGCGCGTTCGACGTCGAACGGGATCGGTTACGAGCGGGAAGCTCGTTGAGCTGTTCGGCCGCCGACTCGACGGTCAGCGGCGGCGTACTCCGCCCGTCGGCCACCTCCGGCAGCAGCGCCCGCGCGGCGGCGACGACCTGCGGCGCCGGGATGTCAGCGGCCTCAAGGTCCGCCGTACGCGACATGGCTTCGGCGACGGGCAGATGCCACTGCACCTGGCCGTCTGCCATCAGCACTACCGACGTGGCATACCGGGCGACAAGCTCGGCATGATGCTCGATCACCACCACGGTGATGCCCTGTTCGGAGTTGAGCCGGGTCAGCTGCTCGTAGATCGCGGTCGCGCGCATGGGGTCGACCTCGGC
The nucleotide sequence above comes from Epidermidibacterium keratini. Encoded proteins:
- a CDS encoding TetR/AcrR family transcriptional regulator; this encodes MTEMAQVDTRTRLLNAAADLIASSPGEEVSLRAVCDAAGVKMPTLYHFFGSKQGLLEAVIERGFDMYLDAKSSAEPSGDPIADLRAGWDAHVAFGLENPGFYTLMYGKVRPGYSPPAQSRPSEMLRSITRQAAEQGRLVVPADQAAAHVLVANIGVTLRQIVLATEDRELSVAVREGAIAAVTGSGASASDADSRRSLIERAAAHPDVLGPLETRLFIEWAQRLENDA
- a CDS encoding SDR family oxidoreductase — translated: MAEHTLTGKNVLIAGGAKNLGGLIARQAAEAGANVAIHYNSESSKTDAEQTLADIEATGVRGVVLSGDLTKPENIEKLFAEATEALGKIDVAVNTVGKVLRKPIVDTTEDEYDDMFDVNAKSAYFFIKEAGKQLADNGKVISLVTSLLGAFTDGYSTYAGGKSPVEHFTRAAAKEYAERGISVTAIAPGPMDTPFFYGQETPERVEFHKSQAMGNQLTKIEDIAPIVRFLATDGWWITGQTIFANGGYTTR
- a CDS encoding nuclear transport factor 2 family protein gives rise to the protein MVDLNIPEPVASFIDAVNRHDDNAFLDAFTNGGAVDDWGRTFTGRNEIKAWSDHEFIGSDGVLTPEEVFDEDGELVVVGDWRSNHANGRSKFAFAIEGEQIAKMTISEG
- a CDS encoding energy-coupling factor transporter transmembrane component T family protein translates to MTAATEAVAGREPSRKGRDRASVEWVKVELMRVAYATRGGFLARRDPRAVLGWYVILAVAPWLTYSETTLIILGVIALVSALAARIGPLLLGLFLLGILGQIVSLGVMILIFGGNSSAIEGLLEVSLKLAIISLASMAAFVSLDPEKLSDGLAALRAPAVIGFAVSYAYRMIPLLIDELQTIIDGHRLRGAPPAGHGFLGWKTIRRIGTITVRSFYPVFLNTARRTRTTVEALETRGFTLTGGANPEGRRLRLAGLHFGWQDATLLAVTLAMVAGAFWAGSLAFVA
- a CDS encoding ABC transporter ATP-binding protein — its product is MSATSAPAAEGRSVTEHEREWPAVEIRNLRFCYPGAENDTLRSVDLTIERGDFVAVVGGNGSGKTTLCKSFNGLIPHFWNGDISGTVRIHGKATADRTVGEIANQVGYVFQDFGNQLVRPRVHDDVAFAPINFGHADWKQRADDALSSLGIAHLAGHYTWQLSGGQQHLTALGGALALAPSVLVVDEPAAEVDPMRATAIYEQLTRLNSEQGITVVVIEHHAELVARYATSVVLMADGQVQWHLPVAEAMSRTADLEAADIPAPQVVAAARALLPEVADGRSTPPLTVESAAEQLNELPARNRSRSTSNAPQPVAAASSRGETIAELERVTHGYIAVGGGRSTVLDGLSLQLHDGERVALVGTNGAGKSTLLSVLAGLAVPSSGRVVVDGRDTRSVTAAELADTVCYLVQRPEEMFLQDSIRGDIAMFPRTRKVPDAEELVDQILEQMKLTDLQDRDGRLLSGGQQRRATLAIALAMRPRLLLLDEPTSSLDVRSRDDVIGLLTALAEHIRCTVVATHDMHLVAEWADRVIVLDQGEIIADTDPATLFASPQILTQARLMPPQVAALGAELGLDPVPLSVGELVDRLRRTRDEDAR